A part of Gracilimonas sp. genomic DNA contains:
- a CDS encoding Stealth CR1 domain-containing protein encodes MNFDVVYTWVNGSDQEYVKTRDAHANIKKDTNPERFRDAFQMIRYSLRSLEKYFNIFNKVYILTARPQVPDWLDLNNERIELVHHDQVIPDRYLPTFNSNVIESFLHKIPGLSTNFLYMNDDFLFGAPVSLQSFYKDDKYRIFNTLFGENLRWRIYDGYQDLIGLGIIEHQPIMINKHYWEEAYALFPEKTKKTRQSKFRDDRNLCAYKLYRYHMLENHTGESDPVWITELNKIFRFHKLTNNFSKQQAFFDEMKKNSPEFYCLNDDLRDKPNPKVVKIIKEFLDQKYPKPSSFEKQG; translated from the coding sequence ATGAATTTTGATGTAGTTTATACATGGGTTAATGGGTCAGATCAAGAATACGTAAAGACCCGTGATGCTCATGCAAATATAAAAAAAGATACCAATCCTGAACGCTTTCGTGATGCCTTTCAAATGATCAGGTATAGCCTGCGGTCACTTGAAAAGTACTTCAATATATTTAACAAGGTATACATTTTAACAGCAAGACCACAGGTTCCTGACTGGTTGGATTTGAACAATGAGCGTATTGAATTAGTACATCATGATCAGGTAATTCCGGATAGATATCTCCCCACTTTTAACTCCAATGTCATAGAGAGTTTTCTTCACAAGATTCCTGGTTTAAGTACGAATTTTCTCTATATGAATGATGATTTTTTATTTGGAGCCCCTGTCAGCCTTCAGTCATTTTATAAAGACGATAAGTACCGTATTTTCAATACGCTCTTTGGTGAAAACCTGAGGTGGAGAATCTATGATGGATACCAAGACCTGATTGGACTTGGAATTATAGAACATCAGCCTATAATGATTAATAAGCATTACTGGGAAGAAGCTTATGCTCTATTTCCTGAAAAAACAAAGAAAACCCGGCAAAGTAAGTTTCGTGATGATCGCAACCTGTGTGCGTACAAATTATACCGGTATCATATGCTTGAAAACCATACGGGAGAATCCGACCCGGTCTGGATTACGGAATTAAATAAAATCTTCAGATTCCATAAATTGACTAACAACTTTAGCAAGCAACAGGCCTTTTTTGACGAAATGAAAAAGAACAGCCCTGAATTTTACTGTTTAAATGATGACCTGCGCGACAAACCAAATCCAAAGGTCGTCAAAATTATAAAAGAGTTTCTGGATCAGAAATATCCGAAACCTTCGTCTTTTGAGAAACAAGGGTAG
- a CDS encoding phosphocholine cytidylyltransferase family protein yields the protein MEIKTAIILAAGKGTRLRSVTGDEIPKPLTPLNGLPIIEYSIQALKDSGVESILIGCGHLLESFDYLEKKYEEVTIIENPFYDTRASIYTFLMFESLVDEPFYLLEADILYDPAVFNKYKHTDRTKNFIFTSAPLNLDDNVYFSSENGRLSQLTKKIDNQSKPEGAMTGIWVLSDGLIQRFAAYYNQTGANYSEDYEMMLARYSREEEPINIAHFPDLNWCEIDNEDHLEYALTQVLPKIS from the coding sequence ATGGAGATAAAAACAGCCATTATACTAGCCGCTGGCAAGGGAACCCGCCTCAGAAGCGTAACCGGGGATGAAATACCCAAACCGTTAACTCCATTAAATGGCCTGCCTATAATTGAATATTCGATTCAGGCTTTAAAAGATTCAGGTGTTGAGAGCATATTAATTGGCTGCGGACACCTGCTCGAAAGCTTCGATTACCTGGAGAAAAAGTATGAAGAAGTGACAATTATAGAGAATCCTTTTTATGACACCCGGGCCAGTATTTACACTTTTTTGATGTTTGAATCATTGGTGGATGAGCCGTTTTATTTATTGGAAGCAGATATTTTATATGATCCTGCTGTCTTCAATAAATACAAGCACACCGACAGAACAAAAAATTTCATTTTCACTTCTGCCCCGCTGAACCTGGATGATAATGTGTATTTCAGCTCGGAAAATGGACGGTTATCTCAACTCACTAAAAAAATTGATAACCAATCAAAACCAGAAGGCGCTATGACCGGCATCTGGGTGCTATCAGATGGGTTGATTCAGCGTTTCGCAGCATATTATAACCAAACAGGTGCAAACTACAGTGAGGATTATGAAATGATGCTGGCTAGATATTCCCGGGAAGAAGAGCCGATTAATATTGCACACTTTCCCGACCTGAATTGGTGTGAAATTGACAATGAAGATCACCTCGAATATGCATTAACGCAGGTATTGCCAAAAATCAGCTAA
- a CDS encoding glycosyltransferase family 4 protein has protein sequence MNIIQVCPYDLSIPGGVQTHVKQLSNELVSKNNKVVVFAPSPSKPENEKRISCEVKHITSSTRIPWWGTSIDVSVLKPNEKRTIRQFFDEFKPDVIHFHTIWNPVMQTQLLWMLPNSIKKVGTFHDTPPDRGLGKHIGANLMKVGAKYYLPKMDEIISVSETQTKAMGADPKNLPKNFRILPNGIDTETVRKMEKTSAPDDEFRIIFVGRFENRKGVFELLEIYRRLQNEPLAIKISLKLVGNGPQLSAMKSFVNEHGLKKVSFYNNASDHAKNRLLLESDLMIAPALYGESFGIVLLEAMALGVRVTGYGNEGYLTIGKKYGEENFPPPGNTDELYKLVKHHIEMPAKAKNNLIEKGLEIAAQHDWKLITREIEKIYAQ, from the coding sequence ATGAATATCATTCAGGTGTGCCCTTACGATTTATCAATTCCCGGAGGTGTTCAGACCCATGTTAAACAATTAAGTAACGAATTAGTCAGCAAAAATAACAAGGTAGTGGTTTTTGCGCCAAGTCCCAGCAAACCTGAAAACGAAAAAAGAATTAGTTGTGAAGTAAAACATATAACCAGCAGCACAAGAATTCCATGGTGGGGTACCTCAATCGATGTTTCGGTATTGAAACCGAATGAAAAAAGAACAATCAGGCAGTTTTTTGATGAATTTAAACCGGATGTAATCCACTTTCACACCATATGGAACCCGGTAATGCAAACTCAACTGCTTTGGATGTTGCCAAACTCTATAAAAAAAGTTGGCACCTTTCATGACACCCCACCAGACCGTGGGTTGGGCAAACATATAGGTGCAAACCTGATGAAGGTTGGGGCTAAATACTATCTCCCCAAAATGGATGAGATTATTTCTGTATCCGAAACACAGACAAAAGCCATGGGCGCTGACCCAAAAAATCTCCCAAAAAACTTCCGGATTCTACCTAATGGGATTGATACTGAGACCGTCAGAAAAATGGAAAAAACTTCAGCTCCGGATGATGAGTTCAGGATCATTTTTGTTGGTCGTTTTGAAAACAGAAAAGGTGTTTTTGAATTGCTTGAAATCTATCGCAGGCTGCAGAATGAACCGTTGGCTATAAAAATTTCCCTGAAGTTAGTTGGAAATGGCCCACAGCTTTCTGCGATGAAGAGCTTTGTAAATGAGCACGGACTGAAAAAAGTATCTTTTTATAACAATGCGAGTGACCATGCGAAAAACCGGCTACTGTTAGAATCAGACCTTATGATTGCCCCTGCCTTGTATGGGGAAAGCTTCGGAATTGTGCTTCTGGAGGCGATGGCACTTGGAGTAAGGGTTACCGGATACGGAAATGAAGGGTATCTGACCATTGGGAAAAAGTACGGGGAAGAAAACTTTCCTCCACCTGGTAACACGGATGAACTTTATAAACTGGTTAAACATCACATTGAAATGCCAGCCAAAGCCAAGAATAATTTAATTGAAAAGGGACTGGAAATTGCCGCACAACACGACTGGAAGCTGATCACCCGGGAAATCGAAAAAATTTATGCTCAATGA
- a CDS encoding phosphatidylserine/phosphatidylglycerophosphate/cardiolipin synthase family protein, giving the protein MSTNYAIGETRVFMDSNHFFKQLTTDVQNARHSVSIQCMSFEADQVGTKLIELLVSKPTLERTLLIDDYSRFVVNDTFLNGPQGWLNKNNARREREALDGLLKKAEQAGIHIKFTSPMGFLMHRYPARNHKKMVLIDKEISYLGGMNFTEHNFEWSDIMIRHTNPDIASALQESFLADLNETTPPPVTEISPETVLYVLNGWKTRAAYSNLLERVKSSRKVVGLSPYISYPMLDAIAAVSENMVILPKANNKPLMHYIHRFKRYSEINFKYVSGKMVHAKMLILDDEVAVYGSSNFDVISYFFEKEVVMVNKNSDLIKQLTAFSSQLINK; this is encoded by the coding sequence ATGAGTACTAATTATGCTATCGGTGAAACTCGGGTTTTTATGGATAGCAATCATTTTTTTAAACAGCTGACCACTGATGTTCAAAACGCCAGGCATTCCGTTTCGATACAATGCATGAGTTTTGAGGCTGATCAGGTTGGTACCAAACTTATTGAATTGCTCGTCAGCAAGCCAACACTGGAACGCACTTTATTAATTGACGATTATTCGCGGTTTGTTGTGAATGATACATTTCTGAATGGACCTCAGGGCTGGCTGAATAAAAACAATGCCCGCAGAGAGCGTGAGGCTTTAGACGGACTTTTAAAGAAAGCTGAGCAGGCTGGCATTCACATAAAATTTACCAGTCCCATGGGGTTTTTAATGCACAGATATCCAGCCCGGAATCATAAAAAAATGGTGCTCATAGATAAGGAGATATCATATCTGGGCGGGATGAATTTTACGGAGCATAATTTTGAGTGGAGTGATATTATGATTCGCCATACCAACCCTGATATCGCTTCAGCTCTTCAGGAATCTTTTCTGGCAGACTTGAATGAGACCACACCTCCACCGGTTACTGAAATTAGCCCGGAAACAGTGCTCTATGTGTTAAACGGGTGGAAGACAAGGGCCGCTTACTCAAATTTATTAGAGCGTGTTAAGTCGAGCCGTAAGGTGGTGGGCCTCTCACCCTACATTTCTTACCCTATGCTTGATGCAATCGCCGCCGTTTCTGAAAATATGGTGATCCTTCCAAAGGCAAATAATAAACCCTTAATGCATTATATACATAGATTTAAGCGGTACTCTGAAATAAATTTTAAATATGTATCAGGTAAAATGGTTCATGCAAAAATGCTTATTTTAGATGATGAAGTAGCTGTGTACGGGTCTTCAAATTTTGATGTGATCAGTTACTTTTTTGAAAAGGAAGTTGTAATGGTGAATAAAAATTCTGATCTGATAAAACAGCTAACTGCTTTTTCCTCACAATTAATCAATAAATAA
- a CDS encoding CDP-alcohol phosphatidyltransferase family protein — translation MSSKGFFSEYDKSIKNKIVEEGYDLYFSRPCGYVLARFFHKLKFTPTNISVLGMLIGVTGGILLYWQDVLLYTSIGFVLVTFAGLMDSADGQAARIYDQRSEMGKYLDFFNDMLVFISCYLFGLLYFTDTYTLAGILALGLTSGYVHSIKSNLYEYYKGEFLHFSLTDSKHRNPPVDHIKENFDRSSSLLRKVTYPILIDYVKRQNKIKFRSDETTRIFEEAREQDPQKFKEIYERNSRKMLAGWAWVCGSNVMRNGILVSSLFGRIDIYVIANIASYGLYLLVGKKQNQVDQRIIKEIRDWDLTSL, via the coding sequence ATGTCTTCGAAGGGTTTTTTCAGCGAGTACGACAAGTCGATAAAGAATAAAATTGTTGAGGAAGGTTATGATCTTTATTTCAGTCGCCCCTGCGGATATGTGCTTGCCAGGTTTTTTCATAAGCTAAAATTTACCCCTACCAATATTTCTGTGTTAGGTATGCTGATTGGAGTAACCGGCGGGATATTATTGTATTGGCAGGATGTTCTGTTGTACACATCTATCGGGTTTGTACTGGTGACTTTTGCAGGATTGATGGATAGCGCGGATGGACAAGCGGCCCGCATTTACGATCAGCGTTCTGAAATGGGGAAGTACCTCGATTTTTTTAATGATATGCTGGTTTTTATCAGTTGCTATCTATTCGGGTTGCTGTATTTTACGGATACATATACTCTTGCCGGTATTCTAGCTTTGGGTCTTACTTCCGGGTATGTGCATAGCATCAAGTCGAACTTGTATGAATATTATAAGGGAGAATTTCTTCACTTTAGCCTTACCGACTCAAAACACCGTAACCCTCCGGTAGACCATATCAAAGAAAATTTTGACAGGTCCTCCTCTCTGCTTCGAAAGGTTACCTATCCCATCTTGATTGATTATGTGAAGCGCCAAAACAAGATTAAGTTCAGGAGCGATGAAACAACCCGAATTTTTGAAGAAGCGAGGGAACAGGATCCTCAAAAATTCAAAGAAATTTATGAACGTAACAGCCGTAAAATGCTGGCAGGATGGGCTTGGGTTTGCGGCTCAAATGTGATGCGAAATGGCATCCTTGTTTCCAGTTTGTTTGGGCGCATCGACATCTACGTAATCGCGAATATCGCCTCTTACGGGCTTTATTTATTAGTTGGGAAGAAGCAAAATCAGGTAGATCAGAGGATTATAAAGGAAATCCGAGATTGGGATCTTACTTCTTTATAA
- a CDS encoding 2-aminoethylphosphonate aminotransferase has product MQELERKILLNPGPGTTSQTIKDALVVNDICPREEEFGQIMNEIVSGLLEIGNGQDDYEACLFAASGTGAVEAILTSALDTSKKVLIVTNGAYGIRMKQICESYQLPHETIHEFGDYPDLEAIKEKLQEGNFTHLAVIHHETSTGMMNPLEEISSLCDELDITLIVDAMSSYGAYPIDLSKLEIGYLAASSNKCIHGVAGLSFVIFKKDQIQSLEKSSGSFYFNLYKQWKYLKENNQLRFTPPVQVCYAFKQAIEETLKETPGKRWIRYQQNWQVLYDGLKELGFEFYLPDEQQSKILIAVKRTGILPKDFDHFHDFLYTKNITVYPGVIPETDTFRMAVIGDLYEEDLKYVISEIRSYLKADS; this is encoded by the coding sequence ATGCAGGAACTTGAACGAAAAATTTTACTAAACCCCGGTCCCGGCACAACTTCGCAAACCATTAAAGACGCATTGGTGGTAAATGACATCTGCCCCCGCGAAGAAGAATTCGGGCAGATCATGAATGAGATTGTGAGTGGCCTGTTAGAAATCGGTAATGGCCAGGATGATTACGAAGCCTGTTTATTTGCCGCCAGTGGCACCGGGGCTGTTGAAGCTATATTGACATCAGCCCTTGATACTTCAAAAAAAGTACTGATTGTCACAAACGGAGCTTATGGGATCAGGATGAAACAAATTTGTGAGTCCTATCAGCTTCCCCACGAAACCATTCATGAGTTTGGTGATTACCCAGATTTAGAAGCTATTAAAGAAAAACTACAGGAAGGAAATTTTACGCATTTAGCAGTTATTCATCATGAAACCTCAACGGGTATGATGAATCCGCTGGAAGAAATCTCTTCACTTTGCGATGAACTGGATATCACGCTGATCGTGGATGCTATGAGTTCATACGGAGCCTATCCTATCGATCTAAGTAAATTAGAGATCGGCTATTTGGCAGCCTCATCAAATAAGTGCATTCATGGGGTTGCGGGACTTTCGTTCGTTATTTTCAAAAAAGATCAGATACAATCTCTCGAAAAAAGCTCCGGTAGTTTTTATTTTAATTTATATAAGCAGTGGAAATATCTGAAGGAGAACAATCAACTGCGCTTTACTCCACCGGTTCAGGTGTGCTATGCATTTAAGCAAGCCATTGAAGAAACCTTAAAAGAAACACCGGGAAAGCGCTGGATACGCTATCAACAAAACTGGCAGGTTTTATATGACGGGTTAAAAGAACTCGGATTTGAGTTTTATTTGCCGGATGAACAACAGTCAAAAATTCTGATCGCAGTAAAAAGAACCGGCATTCTTCCTAAAGACTTTGATCATTTCCATGACTTTTTGTACACAAAAAACATCACCGTTTATCCCGGTGTAATACCAGAAACAGATACATTTCGTATGGCAGTAATTGGTGATTTGTATGAAGAAGACCTGAAATACGTGATTTCTGAGATTCGATCCTATCTTAAAGCTGATTCGTAA